Proteins encoded in a region of the Inquilinus sp. KBS0705 genome:
- a CDS encoding PKD domain-containing protein — translation MNRISALKLASLFILMCCGCCAFSQGSSSNQGKEFWTGYMSHISGNSGPRGSRMTLYITSDVNTSGKVEIADGSFAAIPFNVVAKQVTPVDIPPIAYINAQGKFNKGLHITSLRNIAVYGHIYAASVSGATLLLPVTTLGKSYYSINYKQDSNSEDSSQGDQSQGPSYSSFMVIATEDNTTVEIKPSRVLLDGRASGVPFQIILNKGEVYEGLANTDLTNTRIRTIVSATGECKKIAVFSGSTKMGIGYHNDNFSSDNLFQQVYPTSAWGKTYITVPLKNRDYDVYRVVVSDPNTVLKIDGAIIPQGQFAGTDYYEFPSRTPHTISADKPIQVAQYAVTQGKKLNTTDENSTDIGDPEMIFLNPIEQTLDHVTLYSTSRYNILKEYINVVIKNTGVASFKLDNVDYSEYFRPMPQNEDYSYAQINVTAGTHTIKSKEGFNAIAYGFGDRESYGYAAGASLKNLNQYITLADPLTNKTQDNGCTGVQYLVQLALPYKTARIEWDFHDGTAPYIDNNPVVKKTMVREGKTIYIYEYFKKLSFTAGDYSLTATVINPVADECGTEVNIDFNFNIADYPTAKFTSVGGCPNAPLQFTDESDAKGSTLQTWLWDFGDGTTSDEQNPKHVFAQAGDYTTKLIVVNENGCSSSQVTRTVHILNKPVAKFTLSAPVCAGSDVTFTDQSVSEGTIVKWIWDFGDGSPVVTHANNSPLNHAYALAGNYTVKLTITNSTDCVSDVFEKAIDVKPLPKVDFTLPDYCVGDVSAKFADISTITDNTQAGFTYSWNFGDTHLQTGQANTAAGKSAEHKYSQIGVYQVTLTVTTANGCTSSKTKAFTVNGADPRPDFVIQNSTSLCSNNGVSIKDISTVDFGKITRIIIFYDYDNNPQQYEEYNTSTMHADGIYSHDYGALTVSTPFNIQLEAYSGATCATFKQRLVTINPQPVVKVSKIGSLCYSDAPAHIMVNLNGFTGTGTFSGTGVTSAGVFDPRVAGPGTHTIVYKFVTNGGCDFTDTQDIVVNPDPVVNAGTDFLLLEGEGFVMPATATGNGLAYKWLPSNGLDHDDVLNPVVKATDDTNYKLTVTSAEGCTAFDEIFVKVLKTPIVVNAFTPNGDGINDTWTIKNIETYPGNTVDIYNRYGEKVYSSVGYAVAWDGKYHGVYVPAGAYYYIINPKNGRKPISGNVTVIR, via the coding sequence TTGAACAGGATAAGTGCGTTAAAGCTGGCTTCACTATTTATATTAATGTGTTGCGGTTGTTGCGCGTTTTCGCAGGGAAGCAGTTCTAATCAGGGTAAAGAGTTTTGGACGGGTTATATGTCGCACATAAGCGGTAATAGCGGCCCCCGGGGTAGCAGAATGACGCTTTATATCACATCTGATGTTAATACTAGTGGTAAGGTAGAGATTGCTGATGGCTCTTTTGCTGCAATTCCGTTTAATGTTGTAGCAAAACAGGTTACACCTGTAGATATCCCGCCTATAGCTTATATTAATGCACAGGGTAAGTTTAATAAGGGGCTGCATATTACATCGTTGCGTAATATAGCGGTATATGGTCATATATATGCGGCAAGCGTATCGGGTGCTACACTTTTGTTGCCGGTAACTACCTTGGGTAAAAGTTATTATTCCATCAATTATAAGCAGGATTCCAACTCGGAGGACTCTTCACAGGGCGATCAATCTCAAGGGCCGTCTTACTCGTCGTTTATGGTAATTGCTACAGAGGACAATACCACGGTTGAAATTAAGCCTTCGAGGGTTTTGCTTGATGGCAGGGCATCGGGTGTGCCATTCCAAATCATCTTAAATAAGGGCGAGGTTTATGAAGGGCTGGCCAATACCGATCTGACCAATACCCGTATACGTACCATTGTATCGGCCACGGGCGAGTGTAAAAAAATAGCTGTGTTTTCAGGCAGTACCAAAATGGGCATCGGCTATCATAACGATAATTTTTCGTCAGATAATCTTTTTCAGCAGGTGTACCCGACATCTGCATGGGGTAAAACTTATATTACCGTCCCGCTTAAAAACCGTGACTACGATGTTTACAGGGTAGTGGTAAGTGACCCCAACACCGTACTCAAAATAGACGGTGCCATTATCCCGCAAGGCCAATTTGCAGGTACCGACTATTATGAGTTCCCGTCCAGAACACCACATACTATTAGCGCCGATAAACCAATACAAGTTGCGCAATATGCGGTTACACAAGGTAAAAAGTTAAATACCACGGATGAGAACAGTACAGATATCGGGGACCCGGAGATGATTTTTCTAAACCCGATCGAACAAACGCTGGATCATGTTACCCTCTATTCTACCAGCCGATACAATATTTTAAAGGAATACATTAACGTGGTAATAAAAAATACAGGTGTCGCTTCTTTTAAGCTGGATAATGTTGATTACTCGGAATATTTTAGGCCTATGCCTCAAAATGAAGACTATTCGTATGCGCAAATAAATGTTACCGCCGGTACGCATACCATCAAATCAAAAGAGGGTTTTAACGCTATAGCCTATGGCTTTGGCGACCGCGAATCTTATGGCTACGCTGCAGGGGCAAGCCTTAAAAACCTTAACCAATACATTACCCTAGCCGACCCTTTAACCAATAAAACACAGGATAATGGTTGTACAGGCGTGCAATACCTGGTGCAATTAGCGTTGCCTTACAAAACCGCGCGTATAGAATGGGATTTTCATGATGGTACGGCACCTTATATTGATAATAATCCGGTTGTAAAAAAAACAATGGTTAGGGAAGGGAAAACGATTTACATATACGAATACTTTAAAAAACTGAGCTTTACAGCCGGAGATTATAGCCTTACTGCTACCGTAATAAACCCCGTAGCCGATGAGTGCGGAACGGAGGTAAATATTGATTTTAACTTTAACATAGCCGATTATCCTACTGCAAAATTTACAAGCGTAGGCGGGTGCCCTAATGCACCACTACAATTTACCGACGAATCTGACGCGAAGGGGAGTACCTTACAAACCTGGCTGTGGGATTTTGGCGACGGTACAACATCTGACGAGCAAAACCCTAAACATGTGTTTGCACAAGCCGGCGATTATACCACCAAGCTTATAGTTGTAAACGAAAACGGATGTTCATCATCCCAGGTAACGCGAACGGTGCATATATTAAATAAGCCCGTTGCCAAATTTACGCTGTCGGCACCGGTTTGCGCGGGTAGTGATGTTACGTTTACAGATCAGTCGGTATCTGAGGGGACAATAGTTAAGTGGATCTGGGATTTTGGCGATGGTAGCCCTGTGGTAACACATGCCAATAATAGCCCCTTAAACCATGCGTATGCTTTGGCAGGCAACTACACGGTTAAGTTAACCATAACCAACAGTACCGATTGTGTGAGCGACGTTTTTGAAAAGGCAATTGATGTAAAGCCTTTACCCAAGGTTGATTTTACCTTGCCTGATTATTGTGTGGGCGATGTATCGGCAAAGTTTGCGGATATAAGCACCATAACCGATAACACCCAGGCGGGCTTTACTTACAGCTGGAATTTTGGAGATACGCATTTGCAAACGGGTCAGGCAAACACCGCCGCAGGCAAAAGCGCCGAGCATAAATACAGCCAAATAGGTGTATACCAGGTAACCCTAACGGTTACCACTGCAAACGGTTGTACTTCATCCAAAACAAAAGCGTTTACGGTAAATGGGGCAGACCCCAGGCCCGACTTTGTTATACAGAATTCAACCAGCTTGTGCAGCAATAACGGGGTGTCTATTAAGGATATATCTACCGTAGATTTTGGTAAAATAACCCGCATTATTATTTTTTATGATTATGATAATAACCCGCAGCAATACGAAGAATATAATACCAGCACCATGCATGCCGATGGGATTTACTCGCACGATTATGGTGCACTAACTGTTTCTACGCCGTTTAATATACAGCTTGAGGCTTATTCCGGCGCAACTTGCGCTACTTTTAAGCAAAGGCTGGTTACTATAAACCCCCAGCCGGTAGTAAAGGTATCAAAGATTGGCTCGTTGTGTTACAGCGATGCGCCTGCACATATTATGGTTAATTTAAATGGCTTCACCGGTACCGGCACTTTTAGCGGGACGGGGGTAACCTCCGCAGGTGTATTTGACCCAAGAGTAGCAGGGCCGGGTACGCATACCATTGTATATAAATTTGTTACAAATGGTGGCTGCGATTTTACAGATACGCAGGATATTGTGGTAAACCCTGATCCTGTGGTAAACGCAGGCACCGATTTTTTACTGCTCGAAGGGGAGGGTTTTGTGATGCCGGCCACAGCTACAGGTAATGGTTTAGCCTATAAGTGGCTGCCTTCTAATGGCTTAGACCATGATGACGTATTAAACCCGGTGGTTAAGGCAACCGACGATACCAATTATAAACTGACAGTTACAAGTGCCGAGGGTTGTACTGCTTTTGACGAAATATTTGTTAAAGTGTTGAAGACGCCAATAGTTGTTAACGCGTTTACACCCAATGGAGATGGCATAAATGACACCTGGACAATAAAAAATATAGAAACTTACCCAGGAAATACGGTTGACATATACAACAGATACGGAGAAAAGGTATATTCGTCTGTTGGTTATGCCGTAGCGTGGGATGGTAAGTACCATGGCGTTTACGTACCGGCAGGCGCGTACTATTATATTATAAACCCTAAAAATGGGCGAAAACCCATTTCCGGAAATGTCACTGTTATTAGATAA
- a CDS encoding NUDIX hydrolase: MSEYAGQSRILVAVDCIIFGFDGWNIKLLLVERSLEPERGKWSLMGGFIHSSESPDDAANRVLEERTGLKNVYMDQFMVFGKPDRDPVERTISVAYFALIDIQEYEQQLTSENHPVWYLLDDMPEMVFDHAEMVEAAKKQLRYKAALHPILFQLLPDRFTIPQLQALYEGVYQTQFDDRNFSRKLLSTGLLVKQAEKDKQSSKKGAFYYKLDQSNYEENFEKFLNLVPNPDKFF, translated from the coding sequence ATGAGCGAGTACGCCGGCCAGAGCAGAATTTTAGTTGCTGTTGATTGTATTATTTTTGGATTTGATGGCTGGAACATAAAATTGTTACTGGTTGAAAGAAGTTTAGAACCCGAAAGAGGCAAATGGAGCCTTATGGGCGGCTTTATACATTCATCAGAAAGCCCTGATGATGCCGCTAACCGTGTTTTGGAAGAGCGTACCGGCCTAAAAAATGTATACATGGACCAGTTTATGGTTTTTGGTAAGCCGGACAGGGACCCGGTAGAGCGTACCATATCGGTAGCCTACTTTGCATTAATAGATATACAAGAATACGAACAACAACTAACCAGCGAAAACCACCCCGTATGGTATTTGTTGGATGATATGCCTGAAATGGTTTTTGACCATGCCGAAATGGTGGAGGCTGCCAAAAAACAGTTGCGCTATAAAGCCGCGCTGCACCCTATATTATTCCAATTACTACCCGACAGGTTTACTATACCGCAACTACAGGCCCTTTACGAGGGTGTGTACCAAACCCAATTTGACGACCGCAACTTTAGCCGCAAGCTGTTATCAACCGGCTTATTAGTTAAGCAGGCCGAAAAAGACAAGCAATCATCAAAAAAAGGGGCTTTTTACTATAAGTTAGACCAATCTAACTATGAAGAGAATTTTGAAAAATTCCTGAACCTGGTACCAAATCCGGATAAGTTTTTTTAA
- a CDS encoding ABC transporter ATP-binding protein: MENILKITNLNKTYKSAGRVLTVLDDINFSIAAGSTNAIVGPSGSGKTTLLGLCAGLDSASAGIVELNGISLGNLSEDKRAQVRNQYVGFIFQNFQLLPTLTALENVMVPLELRGEKNIKARALDLLDKVGLADRGHHYPAQLSGGEQQRVSLARAFSNSPKILFADEPTGNLDAETSEKVVKLIFDLNREAGTTLVLVTHDLELAAKTHRIIKIKGGKLVADDKTGNQ; the protein is encoded by the coding sequence TTGGAAAACATATTAAAAATTACCAATCTGAATAAAACCTACAAAAGCGCTGGTCGCGTTTTAACGGTTTTAGATGATATAAACTTTAGCATTGCGGCTGGTTCTACCAACGCTATAGTGGGCCCATCGGGCAGTGGCAAAACCACCCTGTTAGGTTTGTGTGCCGGCTTGGATAGTGCCAGCGCGGGCATTGTTGAGTTAAATGGCATTAGCCTGGGTAATTTAAGCGAAGACAAACGCGCGCAGGTACGCAACCAGTATGTGGGTTTTATATTTCAAAACTTTCAGCTGTTGCCTACGCTTACAGCTTTAGAGAACGTAATGGTCCCCTTAGAACTGCGGGGCGAAAAAAACATTAAGGCACGCGCTTTAGACCTGTTGGATAAGGTGGGACTTGCCGACCGTGGTCACCACTACCCTGCGCAGCTATCGGGTGGCGAGCAGCAGCGCGTATCATTGGCAAGGGCATTCTCCAATTCACCCAAAATATTATTTGCCGATGAGCCTACCGGCAACCTTGATGCCGAGACAAGCGAAAAAGTAGTGAAGCTGATATTTGACCTTAACCGCGAAGCAGGTACCACACTGGTTTTGGTAACCCACGATTTGGAGTTGGCCGCTAAAACGCATCGTATTATAAAAATAAAGGGTGGCAAGCTGGTTGCTGATGATAAAACCGGTAACCAATAG
- a CDS encoding FtsX-like permease family protein, which yields MDTTNYKRKTNVAWLFKMALRDSRRNRGRLLLFISSIVFGIGALVAIYSFRYNIQNDVNGQAATLIGADLTINGNKEPDAKLQRLLDSLGGDRSQERSFASMVYFPKTQGTRLVQVRALEGAFPYYGELETTPVQAGRTFKKGKNALVDKTLMLQFNARVNDSIKVGRQSFLIVGVLNKAPGQTGISSGIAPIVYIPLQYLPQTGLIAKGSRINYNYFFKFGNKVDVDKLAKKIDPQLDKADYSSDTVASRKENTGRSFADLSRFLSLVGFIALLLGCVGVASAINIYIREKIASIAIMRCMGVKAAEAFLIYLVQITGIGLIGSVAGAILGTGIQHLLPLVLKDFLPITISVSISWLAIWQGIVLGVIISVLFALLPLISIRNISPLNTLRLSFDSVSIRRDPFRWLVYLLVVLFVASFAYLQLDDWMAATVFTAGILIAFLILTVIAWLLIRFTRLIIRGSWSYIWRQGFANLYRPNNQTIILTVSIGLSTAFICTLFLIQQLLISQVTLSASGNQSNMILFDIQTNQEKPLADLTRKQGLPVLSQVPIIAMRLEKVNGKTAADVKKDTTLRISPRAFSYEYRVTYRDSLTSSEEVTSGKWVGKATPGEDIPVSAEERFAQRINARVGDHLVFNVQGVRMNAIIASIRKVNWNKISTNFQIVFPTGTLEDAPQFHVLLTHVASNQQSAQYQQAVVKQFPNVSVIDLGLVLSVLDELLDKISYVIKFMSAFSIITGIIVLISSVRLSKYQRIQESVLLRTLGGSRKQIFAITALEYLFLGTLSALTGIVIAIGSSWLLAQYSFKIPYAINFLPVIIIFFSITLLTVIIGLLNSRGILNRPPLEVLRSNT from the coding sequence ATGGATACTACAAACTATAAAAGAAAAACAAATGTTGCCTGGCTGTTTAAAATGGCCCTGCGCGATAGCCGCCGCAACCGCGGCAGGCTGTTGTTGTTTATATCGTCGATAGTGTTTGGTATTGGCGCGTTGGTAGCCATATACTCGTTCAGGTACAATATTCAAAACGATGTAAACGGGCAGGCCGCAACTTTAATAGGTGCCGATTTAACCATTAACGGTAATAAAGAACCTGATGCCAAACTTCAGCGTTTGCTTGATTCTTTAGGCGGCGACCGCTCGCAGGAGCGCAGCTTTGCCTCAATGGTTTACTTCCCAAAAACACAAGGCACACGGCTGGTACAGGTAAGGGCGCTAGAGGGGGCTTTCCCCTATTATGGCGAACTGGAGACGACACCGGTACAGGCAGGCAGAACTTTTAAAAAAGGCAAAAACGCCCTGGTTGACAAAACCCTGATGCTGCAATTTAACGCCCGAGTTAACGACTCTATAAAGGTTGGCCGGCAATCGTTTTTAATAGTGGGTGTTTTAAACAAAGCGCCGGGCCAAACGGGCATATCATCGGGTATAGCACCTATTGTTTATATCCCGCTGCAATACCTGCCGCAAACCGGATTAATTGCAAAAGGCAGCCGCATTAACTATAACTACTTTTTTAAATTCGGCAACAAAGTTGATGTTGATAAGCTGGCAAAAAAGATAGACCCACAACTGGATAAGGCCGATTACAGCTCGGATACGGTTGCAAGCCGCAAAGAAAACACAGGCCGCTCTTTTGCCGATCTGTCCAGGTTCCTTTCGCTTGTCGGCTTTATAGCGTTACTATTAGGATGTGTGGGCGTGGCAAGTGCCATTAACATTTATATCCGCGAAAAAATAGCTTCGATAGCCATTATGCGTTGTATGGGTGTAAAGGCCGCTGAAGCCTTTTTAATTTACCTGGTACAAATAACCGGCATAGGGCTCATCGGCTCGGTAGCGGGCGCTATATTGGGCACAGGCATACAGCATTTACTGCCCTTGGTATTAAAAGATTTTTTACCCATTACCATATCCGTAAGTATATCGTGGCTGGCTATATGGCAAGGCATTGTTTTGGGGGTTATTATATCGGTATTGTTTGCATTGCTGCCACTAATATCCATCCGCAATATATCACCCTTAAATACGCTGCGTTTATCATTTGATAGCGTAAGCATCCGGCGCGACCCATTCAGGTGGCTGGTTTATTTACTGGTAGTATTGTTTGTAGCATCGTTTGCTTACCTGCAATTAGATGATTGGATGGCGGCAACAGTATTTACCGCAGGCATACTCATCGCGTTTTTAATACTTACCGTTATTGCCTGGTTACTCATCCGTTTTACGCGCTTAATTATACGCGGCAGCTGGAGTTATATATGGCGACAGGGCTTTGCCAATTTGTACAGACCAAACAATCAAACCATTATACTTACGGTTTCTATTGGTTTAAGTACCGCTTTTATATGCACCCTATTTTTAATACAGCAATTGCTTATTAGCCAGGTTACCTTATCGGCAAGCGGCAATCAATCAAACATGATACTGTTTGATATACAAACCAACCAGGAAAAACCACTGGCCGACCTTACCCGTAAGCAGGGCCTGCCTGTATTGTCGCAGGTGCCTATTATTGCTATGCGTTTAGAAAAAGTGAACGGCAAAACAGCGGCCGATGTAAAAAAAGACACCACCTTGCGCATATCGCCGCGTGCCTTCTCTTACGAATACCGGGTCACCTATCGCGATTCGCTTACCTCGTCAGAAGAAGTTACCAGCGGCAAATGGGTAGGCAAGGCAACGCCGGGTGAAGATATACCTGTATCGGCCGAAGAACGCTTTGCGCAGCGCATAAACGCGCGCGTGGGCGACCACTTGGTTTTTAACGTACAAGGCGTGAGGATGAATGCTATAATAGCCAGCATACGCAAGGTAAACTGGAACAAAATATCAACGAATTTCCAGATCGTTTTCCCTACCGGGACTCTAGAAGATGCACCGCAGTTTCATGTACTGCTTACGCATGTAGCATCAAATCAGCAGTCGGCACAATACCAGCAAGCGGTGGTTAAGCAGTTTCCAAACGTTTCTGTCATCGACCTGGGTTTGGTACTAAGCGTGTTAGACGAACTTTTGGATAAGATAAGCTATGTGATTAAATTCATGAGCGCATTTAGTATCATCACGGGTATTATTGTGCTGATATCATCGGTACGCTTAAGCAAGTACCAGCGCATACAGGAGAGTGTTTTGCTACGCACATTAGGCGGCAGCCGTAAGCAGATATTTGCCATAACCGCTTTAGAGTATTTGTTTTTGGGTACGCTATCGGCCCTTACCGGTATAGTAATAGCCATAGGGTCAAGCTGGTTACTGGCACAGTACAGTTTTAAGATACCTTATGCGATAAACTTTTTGCCGGTCATCATCATCTTTTTTAGCATAACATTGTTAACAGTAATAATAGGGCTGCTAAACAGCCGCGGAATTTTAAACAGGCCGCCGCTGGAGGTTTTGCGGTCAAACACCTAA
- a CDS encoding arylesterase yields MVLAVLITGCNSKTTDKKSDADTDTTQAAKTAATKNILVFGDSLTAGYGLDDASEAFPGVLQNKIDSAKLPYNVINAGVSGETSAGGRARIAWTLKQPVDIFVLELGANDGLRGLPVKQTTENLQFIINTVKAKYPKAKLVLLGMLVPPNMGADYANNFKNIFPQLAAKNNMTLMPFLLQDVAGVRSLNQPDGIHPTAEGAKIVGANVWKVIKGLL; encoded by the coding sequence ATGGTATTGGCGGTATTAATTACCGGCTGCAACAGTAAAACAACCGATAAAAAAAGCGATGCCGATACTGATACCACACAAGCCGCGAAAACTGCCGCTACCAAAAACATTTTAGTATTTGGCGATAGCTTAACAGCAGGTTACGGTTTAGATGATGCTTCGGAAGCCTTCCCCGGTGTGTTACAAAACAAGATAGACTCGGCAAAATTACCCTACAATGTGATAAACGCGGGCGTTAGCGGCGAAACATCAGCGGGGGGCAGGGCTCGCATAGCCTGGACGCTTAAACAACCCGTTGATATTTTTGTACTTGAACTGGGTGCTAATGATGGCCTGCGCGGCCTGCCCGTGAAACAAACTACCGAAAACCTGCAGTTTATTATTAATACGGTAAAGGCAAAGTATCCTAAAGCAAAATTGGTATTGTTAGGTATGCTGGTGCCGCCAAACATGGGTGCCGACTATGCTAATAACTTTAAAAATATCTTCCCCCAGCTAGCAGCCAAAAACAACATGACACTGATGCCCTTTTTATTGCAGGATGTTGCCGGTGTGCGCAGCTTAAACCAACCTGACGGTATACACCCTACCGCCGAAGGCGCTAAAATTGTAGGCGCTAATGTTTGGAAAGTAATAAAGGGACTATTATAA
- a CDS encoding SDR family oxidoreductase: MDLGLKDKVIIVTGGAKGIGEGIVKMLATEGALPVIIGRSEEDNNIVVDAVAAAGGKAHQVVAELTKPEECENAVKTVLEKFGRIDGLVNNAGVNDGVGLENGNYESFMASLHKNVVHYYLIAHYALPALKVSKGSILNITSKTAETGQGNTSGYAAANGGRNALTREWAVELLKYGIRVNAVVVAECWTPLYESWIKTLPNPTEKRQEIEAKIPLENRMTTTEEIANMVVFLLSNRSSHTTGQIVYVDGGYVHLDRGLVNA; the protein is encoded by the coding sequence ATGGATCTGGGATTAAAAGATAAAGTAATTATAGTAACGGGTGGCGCTAAAGGTATAGGCGAGGGTATTGTTAAAATGCTGGCTACCGAAGGCGCCTTGCCTGTAATTATTGGCCGGAGCGAAGAGGATAACAATATTGTAGTTGATGCCGTTGCAGCGGCTGGTGGTAAGGCACACCAGGTGGTGGCCGAACTAACCAAGCCCGAAGAATGCGAAAACGCCGTAAAAACGGTTTTGGAGAAATTTGGACGAATTGACGGGCTGGTAAATAATGCCGGTGTGAATGATGGAGTGGGTTTAGAGAATGGCAACTACGAAAGCTTTATGGCATCGTTACACAAAAATGTGGTGCATTATTATTTAATTGCCCATTACGCCTTACCTGCACTAAAAGTATCAAAAGGATCGATACTTAACATTACCTCAAAAACAGCAGAAACAGGGCAGGGGAATACATCGGGATATGCCGCTGCAAATGGTGGCCGCAACGCACTAACCCGCGAGTGGGCTGTTGAACTGTTAAAATACGGCATACGCGTAAACGCTGTTGTAGTAGCAGAGTGCTGGACACCACTTTACGAAAGCTGGATAAAGACGTTGCCTAACCCCACAGAAAAACGCCAGGAGATTGAAGCCAAAATACCTTTGGAAAACCGCATGACCACTACGGAAGAGATAGCCAATATGGTGGTTTTCCTGCTATCAAACAGATCGAGCCATACCACCGGGCAAATTGTTTATGTTGATGGCGGTTACGTACACCTGGACAGGGGACTGGTAAACGCGTAA